One Haloterrigena salifodinae DNA window includes the following coding sequences:
- the glmS gene encoding methylaspartate mutase subunit S: MVLHTMSQTVVLGVIGSDAHVVGITILEQAFSAAGFDVINLGVQTSQEEFAEAAVAHDAEAVLVSSLYGHAEQDCQGFHEVLEDAGVDAVTYIGGNLAVGQDEFERTRRTFRRLGFDRVFDSETDPEDAIAALREDLQIRPTESERATISS, from the coding sequence ATGGTTCTGCATACGATGTCCCAAACGGTCGTCCTCGGCGTGATCGGCTCCGACGCTCACGTCGTTGGAATCACCATCCTCGAACAGGCCTTCAGCGCAGCGGGCTTCGACGTGATCAACCTCGGCGTCCAGACCTCCCAGGAAGAGTTCGCCGAGGCCGCCGTAGCACACGACGCTGAGGCCGTACTGGTCTCCTCGCTCTACGGCCACGCCGAGCAGGACTGCCAGGGATTCCACGAGGTCCTCGAGGACGCCGGGGTCGACGCCGTCACCTACATCGGCGGCAACCTCGCCGTCGGCCAGGACGAGTTCGAGCGGACCCGGCGCACGTTCCGGCGGCTCGGCTTCGATCGAGTCTTCGACTCCGAGACGGACCCCGAAGACGCGATCGCGGCGCTTCGGGAGGACCTGCAGATCAGACCGACCGAGTCCGAACGGGCTACCATCAGTTCGTAG
- the mct gene encoding succinyl-CoA:mesaconate CoA-transferase, which translates to MGALSNLRVLDLTQVLAGPYCTMLLADMGADVVKIERPGGDMIRSNPPFVDDPETEAYGGYFQSVNRGKKSIELNLGDEDDRADFLSLVEAADIVVENYRSGTMEKYDLGYETLKEHNDDLIYSSIRGFGDPRTGETERQGQPSFDLIAQALGGVMETTGQPDGPPTKTGPGVGDLFTATLNCIGILAAVNHREQTGEGQYVDTAMYDSMLSFTERAVYQQSYTGEAPTRRGNSHPTLFPYNAFETADGYAVIAAFNNNHWAELCDVMGREDLAETYPTTAERLEHRASLRDEIADWTLAQTNEELVSKLEGRVPAAKVQTTEEIFDDPHVHARDMLVPVEQPGADRDVEIAGNPIKMSETEPRPRGRAPLLDEHREEILGERAEKTADD; encoded by the coding sequence ATGGGAGCGCTTTCGAATCTGCGCGTGCTCGATCTGACCCAGGTGCTGGCCGGGCCGTACTGCACGATGTTGCTCGCGGACATGGGCGCGGACGTCGTCAAAATCGAGCGGCCGGGCGGCGATATGATTCGCTCGAACCCGCCGTTCGTCGACGACCCCGAGACGGAGGCCTACGGCGGCTACTTCCAAAGCGTCAACCGCGGCAAGAAGAGCATCGAGCTGAACCTGGGCGACGAGGACGATCGCGCGGACTTCCTCTCGCTGGTCGAGGCGGCCGATATCGTCGTCGAGAACTACCGCTCGGGGACGATGGAGAAGTACGATTTGGGCTACGAAACCCTCAAAGAGCACAACGACGACCTCATCTACTCCTCGATCCGCGGCTTCGGCGACCCGCGGACGGGCGAAACGGAGCGGCAGGGTCAGCCCTCCTTCGACCTCATCGCACAGGCGCTGGGCGGGGTCATGGAGACCACCGGCCAGCCCGACGGCCCGCCGACGAAGACCGGCCCCGGCGTCGGCGACCTCTTCACCGCGACGCTGAACTGCATCGGCATTCTGGCCGCCGTCAACCACCGCGAACAGACCGGCGAGGGCCAGTACGTTGACACCGCCATGTACGACTCGATGCTCAGCTTCACCGAGCGCGCCGTCTACCAGCAGTCCTACACGGGCGAGGCGCCGACTCGACGGGGCAACTCCCACCCCACGCTCTTCCCCTACAACGCCTTCGAGACCGCCGACGGCTACGCCGTCATCGCCGCGTTCAACAACAACCACTGGGCCGAACTCTGCGACGTGATGGGCCGTGAGGACCTCGCCGAAACGTATCCGACGACCGCGGAACGTCTCGAGCACCGCGCGTCGCTCCGCGACGAGATCGCCGACTGGACCCTCGCACAGACCAACGAGGAACTGGTGAGCAAACTCGAGGGCCGGGTCCCGGCCGCCAAGGTCCAGACCACCGAGGAGATCTTCGACGACCCGCACGTCCACGCGCGAGACATGCTCGTGCCCGTCGAACAGCCCGGCGCCGACCGCGACGTCGAGATCGCGGGCAACCCGATCAAAATGAGCGAGACCGAGCCCAGGCCTCGCGGTCGCGCGCCGCTGTTAGACGAGCACCGCGAGGAGATTCTGGGTGAGCGGGCGGAGAAGACGGCCGACGACTGA
- a CDS encoding DNA-binding protein: MRDGSDPNAITDALETAVDAFNEEGHGIPTYEETIDTDDEWTSQLTKGCTLLHVIERLDGDGYYTATIELCFGAIERSIEAYALAEGGDELRDFHDHTYCYDRASELALLSRSTTDRLAGLYTENRTDSYYGGKRPTKEQADVMQSLAQEIHRHVTNQIRKGGVCRC, translated from the coding sequence ATGCGTGACGGGTCCGATCCGAACGCGATTACCGACGCCCTCGAAACCGCTGTCGACGCGTTCAACGAGGAGGGACACGGAATCCCGACGTACGAGGAGACGATCGACACGGACGACGAGTGGACATCCCAACTCACGAAGGGGTGTACGCTACTTCACGTCATCGAACGACTCGACGGTGACGGCTACTATACCGCAACGATCGAACTCTGTTTCGGAGCCATCGAACGGTCGATAGAGGCGTACGCGCTCGCAGAGGGCGGAGACGAACTACGGGACTTCCACGATCACACGTACTGTTACGATCGAGCATCGGAGCTCGCGCTGCTCTCCCGCTCGACGACTGACAGGCTCGCGGGACTGTACACCGAGAACCGGACGGACAGCTACTACGGCGGAAAACGGCCGACGAAGGAGCAAGCAGACGTCATGCAATCACTGGCGCAGGAGATCCATCGTCACGTCACGAACCAGATCCGAAAGGGCGGTGTGTGCCGCTGTTAG
- a CDS encoding nucleotidyltransferase domain-containing protein: MTELANAVDHSRPSVTNAIDVLSSNDLVTAERKGRKRMVRINRERLSVPDNPYFQIPQSEFHAPVQTAVETLADELDDVVGIVLYGSVARGEADRRSDIDLWVLVEGGRMEAQREANRIRQHLEEESFDGDRYEYEVDVEALQAVPNYLSELREILRDGIALYETEDFGTVRNVISQGGDGDA; this comes from the coding sequence ATGACGGAGCTCGCGAACGCGGTCGATCACTCGAGGCCGAGCGTTACCAACGCGATCGATGTGCTCTCGAGTAACGATCTCGTCACCGCGGAACGGAAGGGCCGAAAGCGGATGGTGCGGATCAACCGTGAGCGGCTCTCCGTTCCCGACAACCCATATTTCCAGATCCCGCAGTCGGAGTTCCACGCGCCCGTACAGACGGCCGTCGAGACGCTCGCGGACGAACTGGACGACGTGGTCGGAATCGTCCTGTACGGGAGTGTGGCTCGAGGCGAGGCCGACCGACGAAGCGATATCGATCTTTGGGTGCTGGTCGAGGGCGGTCGAATGGAAGCCCAGCGGGAAGCGAACCGAATCCGTCAGCACCTCGAGGAGGAATCGTTCGACGGCGATCGATACGAGTACGAGGTCGACGTCGAAGCGCTGCAGGCGGTTCCGAACTACCTCTCCGAACTCCGCGAAATCCTGCGAGATGGAATCGCGCTCTACGAAACTGAGGACTTTGGAACGGTTCGGAACGTGATCAGTCAGGGCGGTGATGGGGATGCGTGA